GTCCTCGCGCTCGCAGGGACGCGCGCAGGACCTCCACTTCTCGTCCATTGACGGTGTCACTGCGTTCACGAGAGCGGGTTCTTACGCTTCAGCTCCCCAGACTTATGCATCGCAAGGAGTGAACAGACATCATGATGACTCTGCCAGCGAGCATTATCGATTTGCGCTCGCCCGTAGACACAGTCCATCATCACGTAGCTCGAATCTTCTTGCCCCGGCGAACGGTGGCCGACGTATCGAGCATACACGCCTTCCGGCAGGGTAATCACCAAGTTTCCAAAGGCATATGTGCCGGCAAGCTCGTCTATGAACTCGACCAACTTGGCTGGCTCATAGATTTCACATCGACAGTCCTCTTGCTCCGCAGATCCAACTGCTCGGCAGCGACACCCTGTCGTCACAACATTCATGACGACAAGACACCTGCTGGGGAAGTCGAGCCGATAAAGGACCTCGTAATCATCCGACTTCACATCCCTGATTGGACCCAAGTCGATGTGCCCTGAAACCGGTCGGGCTTGGGAGTCGTGACGGCTGCCTGCTTCCGCTGAGAGTGCCTTCAGTTCCCGGTCAATGCGCATTCTCGTTGCTTGCGGCAGAGCGTCCAGCAGAAGCTGTTCGAACGGCGAATTGACCTTAACCTCGTACGGCAATTGGGTTTGCGTCTGGTTTGGCATGGCGACTTCCCTCCTAAGAGGTTGCCAACCTAGCGCTGTGTCCAGAGCGAGTGAACGCCCCCACGAGAAAATGAGCGAGCCTGAACTCGTGGACTCTTGTCGGGAGCGACCGCAATCTGGAGCACGGCCAAGCGGTGGTGGTGCAGGGCCAGTTCATGCGCCCCGGCTAGAAGGCATCACGCGGAAATGGGTTCGGCCGGGGGCAGACAACCCCAGCCCCGACACTGGCGCCACCCTGCACCTAATGAAGCGGGCGAAGGAGCTAGCGCTGCTGGAGGAAATGGGCGCGGCGCGAGGCCTGCTCTCCGTGAGCAAGGCCCGGCTCCCGGCGCGGCTAGTGGAACTCCAGCCCGGAGACGCCCTGCGCGCCAGCGTGAATCTGGTGGTGTGATCCCGAGCGGATTGGCGAGCGGACGAGAGCGGCCGAAGCTGACACTTACCTGGTCCGACGGTGCGACAAGGTGTGAGCCGGGAGCTCATGCTTGCTTCAGCAAACCCGGGAGCCAGCACGCCATGTCACGAGCACCGGGCCCGTACCAAGTTTCTCGGTGCGAGGATGTGGGCCCAACCTCCCCCTAGGGTGGGAAACCGCAGATGTAGGACAAAATTAGGATTGCTCGGCGCGCTGCAATCTTGCGACGCGGATTCCTCGCGGTTTTTCCGAGGGGAACTGACAGACGACCCCCCATTTTTTGGGGCCCTACGCGTTCCTGGCGGCCCGTAGGCGCGTCCTGTCACTTCGGCCGGGGCCGTTGGGCGTCCCGGCGCCGCGCGCGCCAGCGGGCCAGCGGGCCAGCGGCGCCCCTTCTGGGTGGTGCAGGCCTACCCGCCGTCCAGGAGCACCGCATGCCCTCCCCGTCCACGTCGTCCGCCGAGCTCACCGACCACAGCGTGAGCGCCAAGTCCGCCCGCTGGCGTATGGCCTCCACCGACTCGTCCGCCGGCACCAACCAGCCCGAGCCGTCCGACGTGGACCGCAAGGTGGGCGACTTCCACGTCGCGGTGACCGCCGACATCTCCAGCGCCGCCGCCGAGCTCAAGGCGCTCGACGCGCAGATCCAGGAGACGGCCGCCTCCATGGCGCAAGTCGCGTCCGGCCCCGTCACTCCGTCCGCCCTCGCCGCCCTCATCGCCTCGGCGAGCAGCGCCCTGGCCACGCTGCACGCCGCGAACATCGCGGGCAACGTCGTCGGGAGCGCGGTGGTGGAGCAGGTGGCCGGCGACGTCGCCGCGCTGGTGGCCCGGGCGCACGCCCTCGCCTGCCCCGGGTAGCCGCCCCTTCTGGAGGGGGTGTCCCCTCCGCGTGGCTACGACCCGAAGCCCCCTCCCGGCATGCCGGCCGGGGGGAAGCGCGCGCCGAAGTTCTCCGGGCCCGCCACCACCCTCACCTACAAGATCCAGACGGCCATCGTCGCGGAGCTGCGACAGGGCTCCACGAAGCGCATGGCCGCCGCGCTCGCGGGCACCACCGAGGCGCGGCTGCAGAACTGGCTGCGCCGCGGGCGCGAGGCCATCGAGTCCGGCAAGCGCAGCCGCTACACCGAGTTCGTCGTGGAGGTGGAGCGCGCCCAGGCCGAGTTCCAGAAGAGCCGGGTTAAGGACGCGCTGGACTCCATCAGCGACAAGACGATGGACGGCCGCGGTGCCCGCTGGTTCCTGGCGGTGACGGCGCCCAAGGACTTCACCATCCCGCGCGAGCCCGCCACGCCCGCGGGCAACGGGCACGGTCCTCTCTTCGAGGTCATCACCCCGGACGAGGCCCGCGCGAAGCTGGACGAGAAGCTCGCCACCTTCATCGCCAAGCACCTGAAGGCCCAGGCAGCGAGGGACGTGCCGCCGGAGCCCGCCCTCGAGGACGGCGATGGGGACTGACGCGGGCGTGGCGAAGGCTGGGGAGTCGCTGCTGGACGGCATCCCCGTCATCACGGCGGACAGCCACGGCCACCACAACCTCATCCAGCAGCTTGCGCTCGCGGCCCACGCGGCGGACGGCACCACCACCGGCCACTGCAACGCGCTGGCCTTCACGCCCCAGGAGCTGGTGCTCCTCTACCACGAGCACCGGTACTGGCTGCGCCCCGTCCAGCGCCCGCCCGCGCACTTCCGCACCTGGTTCTTCATGGGCGGGCGCGGCACCGGGAAGACGTACGCGGGCGCCGCCGCTGTCATCGACGAGGCCCGCGCGGACCCCGAAGCGCGCATCCTCATCGTCGGCCCCACCTACTCCGAGATCGTGAAGAACCAGATGGAGGGGACGAGCGGCATCCTCACCATCTCCGCGCCCTGGTTCTTCCCAAAGGTGGAGAAGTCGCGCCGCAAGCTGGTGTGGCCCAACGGGGCGCAGGCCACGTGGCTGCCGGCGAAGAACGCGGACAAGTTCCGCGGGCACCAGTACACGTTCATTTGGGCGGACGAGCCGGTGGCGTGGAAGGGCGACGCGGTCGCCGTCTACAAGGAGTGCCGCGTCGTCAACCGCCTCACCACCACTTGGATGCGCGCGCAGGGCCTGCCGCCGCGCATGGTCATCACCACCACGCCTGCGCCCACGGTGCTCTTCCGCGAGATGCTCGGCGACCGCGAGGGCTTGGTGCTCGCGCGCAGTTCCACGCTGGAGAACCTCGCCAACCTGGCCCCGGACTACGAGGCCTACGTGCGCCGGGTGATGGAGACGCCCGAGGGCCGGCGCGAGTTCATGGGCGAGCTGCGCTTCGACTTGGACCCGGCGCTCTACCGGGGCGTCAACTGGAACGCCTCGCGCATCGATCCGAAGAAGGCGCCGAAGGAGTACGACGCCATCATCGTCTCGGTGGATCCGGCGACCGGGGAGAAGAAGGGCGCGGACATGCACGGCATCGTCGTGCTGGGCGTGCGCCTGGAGGCGGACGGACTGGACCACGTCTACGTGCTGCAGGACGCGTCGCTGCGCACGCCGGAGCCCGAGGTCTGGGCGCGCGAGGCCATCAAGGCGCTGGAGGCCTGGGAGCCCTTCGCGAAGAAGCGCAGCAACGGGAAGCCGAACGCGTGAGTGTTCGCCGAGAGCAACACGGGCGGCTCCATGGTGAAGAGCACCATCCGCACCGTGAAGAAGGTGAAGGTGCTCACCGAGCGCGCCATGCAGTCGAAGGCGGAACGCGCGGCGCCGGTGTCCTCCTACGCGAAGGCGGGCCTCGTCCACATGGTGGGCAAGCACGACAAGCTGGAGGCGCAGCTGGCGAAGTTCACCGGCCAGGAGGGCGGCCACGCGAGAGACGACCGGGCGGATGCCTTCGCGTGGCCCACCTACCTCTACGTCATCCCGAAGCGCCGCAACGCGGGGGCCGCCGGGCGCAGCATGACACCAACCATCGCAACCACCAATCCTGACGACGCATCAGACTAGCGCTACACTGAAGATCGATTCCGCTTCATTTGGGAGGCAGCAAATTGATAGTCACGGCAGACGACTTCGTCGCTCTCGGACATCGACTCACTGGCCCAAACAGGCTTCGTTCAGGAAAGGCTGCTCTCGTCTTCGATAAATTGGTTTCCCATGTAGAGCCGCAACTCGTGCTAACCGACACTGGAGCTGCGGTCGACTGGTTCACGATGGTTGAGACGATTCGAACCAACTTGATAGCTGAGCTTGGCTCTGCTCCTGGGGAACTCGAACAAGTGGCGAAATTCGTCACGAAGTTTTGGAAGCTCTCGGGGCAGCACGCATTGCGCCAACTACCGTTCATCAGAGACGCAAAACTCAGGGCGGTCGCTGAGGATGACTGGAGCCGTGCCGTAGGGTCCGCTCAGCGCGAGGACGCAAAGACGACAGCCATTACCGCCGGAAGCGTCGTTGAAGCCATTGCGCTCGATATCATCGAACCCATTCCGCCAGCCGATACCGTGAAGCTCAGAGATTGCCTAAACGCCCTACCAGAAGACAGGCGCCGCAAGCTGCATATGTCGCCCAAGAAGACGGCCCCACAGGATTGGACGTTTGCATTTCTCATTCTCGCCCTGGGCCACGAGGGACTTAAGGTGCTCACGGAGAGGACTCATGACATTGGCCACACGCTGAGGGATTGGAGGAATTACGTCCACCCCGACGTATCACGCAACGCGCCCCCGCTCTCGCCAGTGGATGGCCGTATCGCCGTGGCCTTCGCTGAGAAAGTGATTGAGGAGGCCGAGGCCTGGCATAATGCCGGCAGGTCGCTGGTAATTCCTCCTTGAGGAGTACTCGTCGCGCGCATGCAATGATCGCCATGCCGCCCCTTCTCGGAGGGCATGGCCTCCTTCCTCCGTCGCGCCTTCAAGGCCCTGGGGCTGCTGCCCGACCCCCAGGGCTCTCTCGTCCACGCCCTGCCTCTCGTCAGCTTCAGCCCACGCCGAGGCAGCCGTGAGGTGCTGCGCGCGTACAAGGAGAACGGGGGGCTACGCACCGTCGTAGACACCGTGGCGGAGGCGGTGGCCACGCCCCGGTGGCGCGTCTACAAGCGCGCCCGCCCCGGAGTCCTGGGCGTGCTCGAGCACCGGCTGAAGTCCGCCAACCCCCGGCTGCGCACCAAGGCGCTGAAGGAGGCCACCGCCTCCGGTGAGTTGGTGGAGCTACCGGACCACGAACTGCTGCGTCTGCTGGAGGCGCCGCACCCGCGCTACCCCGGCCGCGCCTTCCGGAAGCTCAGCCAAGTGCACGTGGACCTGGTGGGCGAGGCCTTCCTCTGGCTGCGCCGGGACGACACCGGGCGCGTCGTGGGCTGGGAGGTGGTGCCCCCGCATCGCGTGATGATGACGCCCACGCCAGAGAGCCCCGTCTTCTTCCTCAGCCACAACACCTTCATCGGCGCGGTGCCCGAGGCGGACGTCCTCTGGTTCAAGCACCTGGACCCGGAGGCGCCCGAGGACCGCGGCGCCGGCGCCGGCATGGCGCTGGGCGATGAGCTGGACACGGTGGAGGCCATCTCCCGCGCGACGAAGGCCACCTTCGAGCGCGGCGGCATCCCCGCCGCCATCGTCGGGGTGGACTCGAAGGCCTCCGGCGCGGACATGGAGGAAGTCGTCGAGGACCTGGAGAAGAAGTACAAGGAGGCCTTCGCCGGGCCGGGCAGCGCGGGCAAGGTGTGGTTCGCCCCCGCCGGCGTCTCTCTCGCCCAGGTGCAGGTGAACTTCCGGGAGCTCCAAACGGAGGAGCTGAAAAAGGGCCTGCCGGACTTCATCCGCCAGACGTACAACGTGCCGCCGGAGCTGGTGGGCGACCTCACCTCCAGCAACCGCTCCACCGCGGAGAGCGCCGAGTACACCCTCGCGGACTTCGCCGTCCTGCCCCGGCTGGAGTTCTGGCGCTCCTGGCTCCAGCACTGCCTGGTGCCTCTCGTCGATAGGGACGCCATCCTCGACTACGAGGACCCGCGCCCCCAGGAGTTCGAGCGCGTCTTCCGCCTCATGACGACGCAGCCCACCGAGGCTTTCACGTACAACGAGGTGCGCGAGCTGGCGGGCTACGAGCCGGATCCGCTCCTCGAGGGCAAGCGCCCCCCGCCCTTGCCCGGCGCCGGCGGAGGCAACAACCCGCAGTCGGCGTCCGCGAACGCCACACCCAACCCGCCGCGCGACCGCAGCGGCGAAGAGGGGCGGCTGTAGCGCCAGGCGCCGCCCCTTCTTCTGGGGCATGGACAGACGCCCGCGCAGCAACCGCAACACGCGCGCCCTCAAGCTGAAGCTCTACGAGCCTCCGGCCTCCGCGCCGCCGGCGCAGCCCAGCGCGCCGCCCGTCTTCCGGTTAGTGGATCCGCCGGAGGAGTACGACCGCGACGGGGACCGGATGGCCGCGGGCGCGCTGCGCCTGCCCCCGGGGGAGACGGACGTCCCCCTCTTCTGGGACCACAGCCACAAGGACCCGAGCGCCACCAGCCGCCTGCCCGTGGGCCGCGCGCGCATCTGGTGGGAGGGCGGCGAGCCGCTCATGTCCCCCGTCTTCGACGGCGTCGGCGAGCTGTCCAAGCTGTGCGCGGAGAAGGTGCAGGCCGGCACCCTCCGCGCGTGCTCCATCGGCTACCTCACGCTGTCCGCCCGCCCTAGCGAGAGGGGCGGCGAGGACGTGCAGGAGGCAGAGCTGCTGGAGGTGTCCATCACCGGCATCTCCGCAAAGCGCTCCGCGCAGAGGTTGAAGAGCATGTCGACCCCCGAAGAGGTGCAGCAGACGTTCGAGCAGATGGCCAAGGACATCGCCGAGACGAAGGCGATGGTGGCCGAGGTGAAGGCGCTGGTGGCGAAGCTGGCGCCCGCGTCCGAGGAGACGAAGAGCGAGGGCGGCGAAGAGGGCCAGGAGGGTGACGGCGCGGCCGAGGGCGAGGACGCGGTGACGAAGTACTTCCGCAGCCTCGTCACGAAGAAGCAGTAGCCGCGCACGGCGCCGCCCCTTCTCTCCACCTGGACGCCTCACCTCACCCTTCCGCAGGAGCCGTCATGTCCACGACCCCGAAGCCCCCCGCGCCCGCCGCCGTCCCCCCGGTGGTGGAGGCCGCGCTCGCGCCCCTCATCACCAAGCACGTTGAGGCCGCGCTCGCCGCGCGCCCCGCCATCATCAGCCCCGCGGCGCCCGGCCGCGCCCCCGCCCTGCTGAAGTACAAGGGCATGTTCGACACGGAGCACCCGGCGCTCGCCGCGCTGGACGTGCGCCTGAAGGCGGCCTTCCTGGAGTACGAGGACCGCACCGGCCGCGAGAAGGCGAAGGCCCTCAACCAGCCGCTGCGCGAGTGGCTGGAGAAGGTGAAGTCCGCCGGCGTCTTCGAGTCCGTCTTCGCCCAGGGCGGCAACCTCTGGGCGCGCGAGTCGCGCAGCGAGGAAATCATCGACGTGCTGCGCCCCGCCTCCATCCTCCTGCGCGCGGGCCCGCGCATCGAGTCGGGCTACGGCTCCAAGCTCACCATCGGCGTCATCAACGACGGTGTGCAGGTGCAGTGGGAGGGCGAGGACGAGGAGGCCAGCGAGTCCGACCTGGACACCGGGGACCTCATCCTCGGCGCCTTCAAGGCCATGGGCACCATCCGCATCGGCAACGGCCTCATGCGCAAGGGCAACCTGCGCTCCGCCGAGCAGCTCGCCGCCGACGTCGGCCGCGCCATGGGCCTGGCCTTCGACGCGGAAGGAGCTGTTCCGTTGGGTCACTCACGAGCCCAAGGCGGCATCATGGATGCCTACACCGTGTCGCCATAGATGAGCAGGGTACGCCCCCGGTTACGCCCCTCTCCCAAAGAAAAAGCCTGGCAACCCGTACTGGATTGCCAGGCTCTTTCACTGTGGAGGCGGAGGGAATCGAACCCTCGTCCGAAAGCCGTCGGCTCTTCGACCCTACGTGCGTAGTCCGCGATTTGCTACGTCACCGGGGCTCCCACGGACGGGATACCCGATGCCGGTCCTGGAAAGATCTCGCCGCCTCGGGCCCAGGCACCCTTGGCAGCCAGTCCGCATTATGACGGCCCATCCCTACCCCACGGACCGAGAGCAGGGGGACCGCGCACTAGAGACTGCTAGTTAGGCAGCCAGCGCGAGCTCAACGTTGTCGTTGGCTTTTGTGTTGTTGTCGGAAGTTTTACGAGCACCCAACAAGCTCGGCACGCGTCTCGAACGTCATTGCCCCCGTCGAAGCCAGGTCGCCCCCGGTTCGATGTACGTCATGCGGCCACCGCTGCTCCGCACTCGACCTACATTAACCGCTGAACGCCCTCCGTCAATCCTCCTGAATGCACGGAGGTCGCTCCGGCAACATCCCCTTCCCCGCTTGCCCCTCGGCCAAGCCCCCCGGAGGCCCTCCCATGCAGGCGTACGAGCTCCAGCACACCACCGGCGCCTCCACCTGGACCCTCGTGGAGACGCCCCAGCCCCAGCCGGGCCCCGGCCAGGCGCTCGTCCGCATCCACGCCGTCTCCCTCAACTACCGCGACCTCATCATCGCCCGCGGCACCTACCCGGGGCTGAAGCTGCCCCTCATCCCCTGCTCCGACGGCGCCGGCCAGGTCGTCGCCGTGGGACACGGCGTCACCCGCGTGAAGGTCGGCGACCGCGTCGCCCCCACCTTCTTCCAGGTCTGGACCGACGGCGAGCGCACCCCGGAGAAGGTCGCCCATGCGCTCGGCGGCAGCGTCCCCGGCGTCCTCTCCGAGTACGTCTGCCTGGACGCCGAAGGGCTCGCCCTCCTCCCGGACTGGCTCTCCTACGAGGAGGGCGCCACCCTCCCCTGCGCCGCCGTCACCGCCTGGAACGCGCTCGTCCCCCAGGGCGGCCTCCAGGCCGGGCAGACCGTGCTCGCGCAGGGCACCGGCGGCGTGTCCATCTTCGCGCTCCAGTTCGCCCGCCTGCGCGGGGCTCGCGTCATCATCACCTCCAGCCAGGACGCCAAGCTCCAGCGCGCGAAGCAGCTGGGCGCCGACGGGCTCGTCAACTACCGCCAGACGCCGGACTGGGAGCAGGGGGTCCTCACGCTCACCGGCGGCCAGGGCGTGGACCACGTGCTGGAGGTGGGCGGCGCGGGCACGTTGCCCCGCTCCGTCGCGGCCACGAAGGAGGGCGGCCACATCGCGCTCATCGGCCTGCTCACCGGCGCCCCCGGCAAGCCGGACACGACCGCCACCCGTAGCAAGCACCTGCGCGTCGTCAGCACCTACGTGGGCAGCCGCGAGATGTTCGAGGACATGCTCGAGGCCATGTCGCGGGAGAAGACCCGGCCCGTCATCGACCGCGTCTTCCCCTTCGCCCGGGCTCGCGAGGCCCTCCAGTACATGGAGTCCGGCGGCCACTTCGGGAAGATCGTCATCACCGTGTGAGGCCCGGGCTCTGGTGCGCAGGTGACACGCGCCTCCAGAAAGCCGCCCCCCTCCGCCCTACCTCCGGCGTAACGTCCCGCGCTTTCCCAGCACCGAAAGGGTCCGCGCATGCGCCGCCTGTTGCCCCTCCTGCTGCTGCTCCTGATGCCGGTGCTCCCGGCGTCCGCGGAGCCGC
This genomic stretch from Corallococcus caeni harbors:
- a CDS encoding zinc-dependent alcohol dehydrogenase family protein, which codes for MQAYELQHTTGASTWTLVETPQPQPGPGQALVRIHAVSLNYRDLIIARGTYPGLKLPLIPCSDGAGQVVAVGHGVTRVKVGDRVAPTFFQVWTDGERTPEKVAHALGGSVPGVLSEYVCLDAEGLALLPDWLSYEEGATLPCAAVTAWNALVPQGGLQAGQTVLAQGTGGVSIFALQFARLRGARVIITSSQDAKLQRAKQLGADGLVNYRQTPDWEQGVLTLTGGQGVDHVLEVGGAGTLPRSVAATKEGGHIALIGLLTGAPGKPDTTATRSKHLRVVSTYVGSREMFEDMLEAMSREKTRPVIDRVFPFARAREALQYMESGGHFGKIVITV
- a CDS encoding phage portal protein gives rise to the protein MASFLRRAFKALGLLPDPQGSLVHALPLVSFSPRRGSREVLRAYKENGGLRTVVDTVAEAVATPRWRVYKRARPGVLGVLEHRLKSANPRLRTKALKEATASGELVELPDHELLRLLEAPHPRYPGRAFRKLSQVHVDLVGEAFLWLRRDDTGRVVGWEVVPPHRVMMTPTPESPVFFLSHNTFIGAVPEADVLWFKHLDPEAPEDRGAGAGMALGDELDTVEAISRATKATFERGGIPAAIVGVDSKASGADMEEVVEDLEKKYKEAFAGPGSAGKVWFAPAGVSLAQVQVNFRELQTEELKKGLPDFIRQTYNVPPELVGDLTSSNRSTAESAEYTLADFAVLPRLEFWRSWLQHCLVPLVDRDAILDYEDPRPQEFERVFRLMTTQPTEAFTYNEVRELAGYEPDPLLEGKRPPPLPGAGGGNNPQSASANATPNPPRDRSGEEGRL
- a CDS encoding phage major capsid family protein gives rise to the protein MSTTPKPPAPAAVPPVVEAALAPLITKHVEAALAARPAIISPAAPGRAPALLKYKGMFDTEHPALAALDVRLKAAFLEYEDRTGREKAKALNQPLREWLEKVKSAGVFESVFAQGGNLWARESRSEEIIDVLRPASILLRAGPRIESGYGSKLTIGVINDGVQVQWEGEDEEASESDLDTGDLILGAFKAMGTIRIGNGLMRKGNLRSAEQLAADVGRAMGLAFDAEGAVPLGHSRAQGGIMDAYTVSP
- a CDS encoding terminase large subunit domain-containing protein, whose product is MGTDAGVAKAGESLLDGIPVITADSHGHHNLIQQLALAAHAADGTTTGHCNALAFTPQELVLLYHEHRYWLRPVQRPPAHFRTWFFMGGRGTGKTYAGAAAVIDEARADPEARILIVGPTYSEIVKNQMEGTSGILTISAPWFFPKVEKSRRKLVWPNGAQATWLPAKNADKFRGHQYTFIWADEPVAWKGDAVAVYKECRVVNRLTTTWMRAQGLPPRMVITTTPAPTVLFREMLGDREGLVLARSSTLENLANLAPDYEAYVRRVMETPEGRREFMGELRFDLDPALYRGVNWNASRIDPKKAPKEYDAIIVSVDPATGEKKGADMHGIVVLGVRLEADGLDHVYVLQDASLRTPEPEVWAREAIKALEAWEPFAKKRSNGKPNA